The nucleotide window GTCTTAATTGGTGCCCCTTTAGCCTTATTTACCACTTTAAAAGGTCGGAGTATTGCTGAATTTGGGATAAGTATCTTTATTGGTTTTATTTATTGGGGAACAATGGCTATTGGCAGGTCTTTAGGAAGAAGTGAAATGTTATCTCCATTTTTATCTGCTTGGTTAGCCAACCTTATTTTTGGTTTTTTAGGAATCTATCTTTTGGTAAAAGTTAAAAAATAAGAAAAAAGATAAGATAAAGGAGTTGAGGAAAAAAGTTGCCCAAGAAGAAAGTAAGCCAAGATTCAAGAAGAGAAAAAAAGGGGATTACTATCAATAAAGGCACGATTATTTTTACCTTAGTTTTAGTTATCTTTGTTTATTTTATGGTAAGTGGTTTTTTGAGTTATTTTAAGACAAGGCAGCAAGTATCAAGATTAGAAGAAGAAATAGAGGAAACAAGAGAAAAGAATAAAGAATTAAATAAAGAAATTAAGAGATTAGAAAATGATTTAAATTACATAGAAGAACAAGCCCGAGGATTAGGGATGATTAAAGAAGGAGAGAAGATTATAGAGTTTGCTCCTCTGGAAGGAGATAAAGAATAATTGGTCCTTTCTTAAACATGGTTACCATGTTTATACTAAGTTGCAATCAAAGGTATAATAACAATCCGGTATGAATATGAAAAACAGTTAAATCCGAATACCAAAATCCGAAACTCGAAACAAATCCGAATACCAAAATTCAAAATCCAAAACAATAAGATATTTGAGATATTTGGTAGCTTGCAACATTTTATTTCTGATTGCAACCTAGTCTCACCATAACTAAGCTATTTTCAGATACCACCTAAAAATTCGGGAATTTAAGCTATAAATGGAGAATGTCTTGAAAAAAAATATAAAATATTTAATGCTCTTTCTTCTGCTTACTCTTAACATTATAGCTTGTGGGAAAGACGAGGCAAAAAAGAAAGAATGGCTGAATATTACTTTTATTGATGTAAAGAATGGAGATAGTGCTTTTATTCAGACATCTGACCATAAAAATATCTTGGTTGATATCGGGGTAGGGAAGAGAGAGGAATTTAATTTTGATGCAGGATTAATAAGAGTCCTACCTTTTTTAAGAAGAGAGAAGGTATCTAAGTTAGATTTGGTGGTGATTACTCATTTTGACTATGATCATTATGGAGGTATTTTTTCTTTATTAGAGGGAATAAAAGTAGAAAAATTGATCTATAATCCTCCAAATAAAGACGTCTTTGGATATAAAAAGTTAATGAGTTTAATAAAAGAAAAGAACATAAAAACTAAAAGTATGTTTAGAGGAGAGATTTTAAATTTTCAACATCTCAAGATATCTACCTTGCATCCTCCCAAAGGGATAAAGTACAGCAAAGAGAACGATTATTCCTTAGTCTATTTATTAGAATGTGGAAAGGTGCGATTCCTTCTTACCGGCGATGTGGAAGAGGAGGCCATAGAAGAACTGGTAAAATTTTATCCTTTGCTTAAAGTTGATCTTTTAAAGATGCCACATCATGGAGAAAAGGTTAGAAATACTATTAATTTTTTAGAGATAGTTAAGCCTAAGATGGTGATAATTTCTACTGGAACAAATAATTTTAATCATCCCCATCAAGATTTAATTGACTATTTCCAAGAAAAGAAGATCTTAGTTTATCGCACTGATTTTTATGGAGATATAAAAGCTATTACTGATGGAGAAAAGATAAAAGTTAAGACTAAACAAGTAGTCTTATGGTAACCTATATTCTTGCTTCTCTCGATCATTTTTACTCTCTCTTTAGGTGGTTTTAGGGAAATAAAAGCACTTCTCCTTTCTACAGTGAGGATGGTTTTTATTAGAATGAAAGCAAGAAATCCTTTCTCGATGGATTGGCAAATGAAGATTGAAGTACTCCTTTGAAGCATTGTAACCTACACCAAGAGCAGTTCGAACAAAGCTCTTACAGCACATTGGACCAACATCATTAGCGATAGTATCAATTGTTCGGGCTACAATATGCATCGTGATGGCAGATTCTCTATCTTTGGAGCAGGCAGCACCCAAAATGACACTGAAGGCAGCACCAATTCCGATAGGGATACCGCAAACACCAGTGAGGGCACAATATGGCGGCATGGATTGTTTTTGCGTTCGCTTCATGGCTTCAATTATCTGTTCATTGGAGATGCCCAATGAACCATCGTTCTTTAACGCTGCCATGAGCGATGCAGTAGCAATAAGGGCATGCTCACAACCCAAAAATGGTATCTTGGGATGGGACATAAGCAGCTCTGCTATGAATAGCGGATCTTTCTCCTTCGTGGCGAGGGATAGGTCATTGATGAGATCAAATGCCCCTTTTCCGTGACACTCGTTGCAGACATAATGCCCTTTAGGACAGTGAACATATCCCATATCTTCTTTACCGCAGTAGTTACACCCAACACTGACTGCGGTCTCTAAATATTCCAAGGAAGTACCACAAACCATACAATTCTCTGCTCTTTTTTCTTCACTGGTTTTACAACATTCTTTACTCATCATATTACCTCCTAAATTTTGTAAGATTCGTAAGATGGTGATAAATTCATTTTAAATTTAAAATTTACAATGAATAATCCACCTTTTATACCTTTTTTGATGCCTCACTATAACTAAGCTATAACTGGTCATCGGCGTCATATTCAAGAATAATGCCTTTTGAAACTTCTTGGCTTTCAGTAAACGACTTAGAAACCAATTTTTTTAATTTAAAGTAATTAAAGTTTAC belongs to bacterium and includes:
- a CDS encoding MBL fold metallo-hydrolase codes for the protein MKKNIKYLMLFLLLTLNIIACGKDEAKKKEWLNITFIDVKNGDSAFIQTSDHKNILVDIGVGKREEFNFDAGLIRVLPFLRREKVSKLDLVVITHFDYDHYGGIFSLLEGIKVEKLIYNPPNKDVFGYKKLMSLIKEKNIKTKSMFRGEILNFQHLKISTLHPPKGIKYSKENDYSLVYLLECGKVRFLLTGDVEEEAIEELVKFYPLLKVDLLKMPHHGEKVRNTINFLEIVKPKMVIISTGTNNFNHPHQDLIDYFQEKKILVYRTDFYGDIKAITDGEKIKVKTKQVVLW
- a CDS encoding septum formation initiator family protein is translated as MPKKKVSQDSRREKKGITINKGTIIFTLVLVIFVYFMVSGFLSYFKTRQQVSRLEEEIEETREKNKELNKEIKRLENDLNYIEEQARGLGMIKEGEKIIEFAPLEGDKE